The Stigmatella aurantiaca DW4/3-1 genome contains the following window.
TACGCGGCGGCGAGCAGCTCCGCGTCCTGGCCAATGGTGAGCACCGCCTTCACCTTGCCCCGGCCCTCGTCCACCATGGGCTGGTACGGCGCGCCCTTGCCCTTGCCCCCCGCGATGAGCAACAGGTTGCCGGCAAAGGCCCGCAGCGCCACCAGCACGGAGTCCACGTTGGTGGCCTTGGAGTCGTTCACCCACTCCACCCCGTCTAGCACACGCACGCTCTCCAACCGGTGCGGCAGCCCCGGGTAGCCATCCAGCCCCGCCTGCACCGCCTCGCGCGGCACGCCTCCCAGGCGGGCCAGCAACGTGGCGGCCATCGCGTTCTGCGCGTTGTGCGCTCCCCGGAGCGCCCGGTTGGTCAGCGAGTACGTCTCCTTCAAGAAGTCCAGGCGGAAACCGCCCTCCTGCGCCACGGCCCGCCCCGCCAGCTCCAACGCCTCCACCGGATTGCCCGTGAGGCTGAACCCGTAACGGGGCACCCTCGCCTGGCGCGCCAGCCCCACCACGTCCGGGTCGTCCACGTTCACCACCGCGAAGTCGCCCACCCCTTGGTTCAGGAAGATGCGCGTCTTGGCCTGGCCATAGGCGGCGTGGCTCTCGTAGCGGTCGATGTGGTCGGGCGTGAGGTTGAGGATGGCCGCCCCCCGGGCGCGCATCTGCTGGATGCCCTCGAGCTGGAAGCTGGAGAGCTCCACCACCAGCGCGTCCCAGGCTTCCGGGGTGAGCGCCGCCTCGGAGAACGGGCGCCCCAGGTTGCCGCCCACGAACGTGCGGCCACCGCCCCGGGAAAAGAGTTCGCCGGTCAGGGCCGTGGTGGTGCTCTTGCCGTTGGTGCCGGTGATGCCGAACAAGGGCACCGCGGACAGGAAGCGCGACGCCAGCTCGACTTCCCCCCAGATGGGAACGCCCGCCGCGCGCGCGGCCTTGAACTCCGGCCGGGACAGCGGCACCCCGGGGCTCACCACCACCAGGGCCTGAGACTCCAGGAGCCCCGGCGGCACCGGGCCATGCACCAGCGGCACCCCTTGCGCCTTGAGGTCCACCGCCACCGCGCCCAGCGCCGCCTCGTCCCGCTCGTCGAGTGCCGTCACCCGGGCACCATGCGCGAGGAGCAACCGGATGGCGGCCACCCCACTCTTCGCCAGCCCGAACACCAACACCTTCTGACCGGACAGCGAGGGCTCCATGAGACGCGGCTCCTAGCGGAGTTTGAGGGACAGCAGCGCCACGCCGCCACACAAGATGGCGACGATCCAGAAACGGACGATGATTTTCGGCTCGGCCATGCCTTTGAGCTCGAAGTGGTGGTGCACCGGGGCCATGCGGAAGACGCGCTTGCCCGTCGTCTTGAAGGAGACGACCTGGATCATCACGCTGAGGATCTCCGCGAAGAAGATGCCGTGGATGATGGCGGACACCACCTCGTTCTTGGAGAGCACCGCCAGCCCGCCCAGCGCGCCACCGAGCGCCAGCGAGCCCACGTCGCCCATAAACACGGACGCCGGATAGGTGTTGAACCAGAGAAAGGCGATGCCCGCGCCCACGATGCTGGCGCAGAAGACGGCCAGGTCCGCGCCGCCCGGCACCTGGAGGATGCCCAGGTACTCGTAGAGCGGCTTGGCCACCACGCGCGACACGCCGTTCACCGTGGCCGAATCCGCGATGTTCAGCGTGGTGCCCGCCACGTAGCAGAGCACCGCGAAGGTGGTGGCCGAGACGATGGTGGGCACGATGGCCAGGCCGTCCAGGCCGTCCGTGAGGTTCACCGCGTTGGAGGTGCCCACGACGACGAACCAGCCGAACACCACGTAGAACCAGCCCAGGTCCGGGTTGAACCAGCGCGTGGGGATGAAGGGCAGCGTCAGCTTCGTGTTGATGAGCAGCGTGGGGCCGAAGGAGCCATCCGCCTGCGTCCACGTGCACATCAGCCCGAAGATGGCCACCAGGTAGAAGAACGTCTGGAGCACCATCTTCTTGCGGCCCGCCAGCCCCTTCGAGTTGCGCTTGGACAGCTTGAGCCAGTCGTCCAGGAAGCCGATGAAGCCGTAGCCGAAGGTCAGCAGCAGCATCACCCACACGCCCCGGCTCTTGAGGTCCGCGAACATCAGCGTCCCACCGGCGATGCACAGGAGGATGAGCTGGCCGCCCATGGTGGGCGTGCCCTTCTTCTTCTGGTGTGTGTCCGGGGTGTCCTCGCGCACGTTGCTCTGCCCGTGCTGCTTCAGGCGCAAACGGGCGATGAGCTTGGGGCCCACGAGCATCCCCAACACCAGCGCGAACACCCCCGCCGCGATGATGCGGAAGGTGGGGTAGCGCAGGAAGTTGAGGATCCGGCCCGCCTCGGAGTCCTTGATCCACTCATACA
Protein-coding sequences here:
- the murD gene encoding UDP-N-acetylmuramoyl-L-alanine--D-glutamate ligase: MEPSLSGQKVLVFGLAKSGVAAIRLLLAHGARVTALDERDEAALGAVAVDLKAQGVPLVHGPVPPGLLESQALVVVSPGVPLSRPEFKAARAAGVPIWGEVELASRFLSAVPLFGITGTNGKSTTTALTGELFSRGGGRTFVGGNLGRPFSEAALTPEAWDALVVELSSFQLEGIQQMRARGAAILNLTPDHIDRYESHAAYGQAKTRIFLNQGVGDFAVVNVDDPDVVGLARQARVPRYGFSLTGNPVEALELAGRAVAQEGGFRLDFLKETYSLTNRALRGAHNAQNAMAATLLARLGGVPREAVQAGLDGYPGLPHRLESVRVLDGVEWVNDSKATNVDSVLVALRAFAGNLLLIAGGKGKGAPYQPMVDEGRGKVKAVLTIGQDAELLAAAYREAAPVHACGTLEVAVRRARELAKGGDTVLLSPACASYDQFKNFEDRGETFKRLVKAL
- the mraY gene encoding phospho-N-acetylmuramoyl-pentapeptide-transferase, producing the protein MLFLLYEWIKDSEAGRILNFLRYPTFRIIAAGVFALVLGMLVGPKLIARLRLKQHGQSNVREDTPDTHQKKKGTPTMGGQLILLCIAGGTLMFADLKSRGVWVMLLLTFGYGFIGFLDDWLKLSKRNSKGLAGRKKMVLQTFFYLVAIFGLMCTWTQADGSFGPTLLINTKLTLPFIPTRWFNPDLGWFYVVFGWFVVVGTSNAVNLTDGLDGLAIVPTIVSATTFAVLCYVAGTTLNIADSATVNGVSRVVAKPLYEYLGILQVPGGADLAVFCASIVGAGIAFLWFNTYPASVFMGDVGSLALGGALGGLAVLSKNEVVSAIIHGIFFAEILSVMIQVVSFKTTGKRVFRMAPVHHHFELKGMAEPKIIVRFWIVAILCGGVALLSLKLR